TCCAGTAGTTTGCTCTCTTATAGATTCTCCCATATCATTTATGCTTTGCACTAATAAATTAGTATTAGCCTCTATTTCTCCTAGAGATTTTTGTGTTCTCTCAGCTAACTTTCTTACTTCATCTGCTACTACTGCAAAGCCTCTACCATGTTCTCCTGCTCTTGCTGCTTCTATGGCTGCATTAAGTGCTAGTAGATTA
Above is a window of Helicobacter jaachi DNA encoding:
- a CDS encoding methyl-accepting chemotaxis protein — its product is NLLALNAAIEAARAGEHGRGFAVVADEVRKLAERTQKSLGEIEANTNLLVQSINDMGESIREQTTGVTQINEAISHLESVTQENVEIANSSAEISKRVDTVAKDILDDVNKKRF